The proteins below come from a single Crossiella sp. CA-258035 genomic window:
- a CDS encoding NAD-dependent epimerase/dehydratase family protein: protein MAPNVVLVTGVSRFLGGHLAARLAADPSIERVLGVDTVPPPRDLLRRMGRAEFVRADIRNPLISKVIATAKVDTVVHASVSANPGPTGRTAMKEMNVIGTMQLLAACQKAVSMRKLVVKSTSAVYGASSRDPAVFSEDMGPKDLPSSGYAKDAVEIEGYVRGFGRRRPDVDVTTLRFTNFIGPRIDTVLTRYFALPVIPTVLGYDARVQLLHSEDALAVLERATMHELPGVFNVGADGVLMLSQAIRRAGRVPLPVPSALVPSFGQLVRGARLVDFSPEQMRFLNFGRVVDTTRLVEEFGFQPRWTTQQAFDDYVRGRGLRPVLDPELITGVERTLKSVFSRNGRG, encoded by the coding sequence ATGGCGCCCAACGTCGTCCTCGTCACCGGGGTGAGCCGGTTCCTCGGCGGCCACCTCGCCGCCCGGCTCGCCGCCGACCCGTCCATCGAACGCGTCCTCGGCGTGGACACCGTGCCGCCGCCGAGGGACCTGCTGCGCCGGATGGGCCGGGCCGAGTTCGTGCGCGCGGACATCCGCAACCCGCTCATCTCCAAGGTCATCGCCACCGCCAAGGTGGACACCGTGGTGCACGCCTCGGTGAGTGCGAACCCCGGCCCCACCGGGCGCACCGCGATGAAGGAGATGAACGTCATCGGCACCATGCAGCTGCTGGCCGCGTGCCAGAAGGCGGTGTCGATGCGCAAGCTGGTGGTCAAGTCCACCAGCGCGGTCTACGGCGCCAGCTCACGGGACCCCGCGGTGTTCAGCGAGGACATGGGCCCCAAGGACCTGCCATCCAGCGGCTACGCCAAGGACGCGGTGGAGATCGAGGGCTACGTGCGCGGCTTCGGCAGGCGCCGGCCCGACGTGGACGTCACCACGCTGCGCTTCACCAACTTCATCGGCCCGCGCATCGACACCGTGCTCACCCGCTACTTCGCCCTGCCGGTGATCCCGACCGTGCTCGGCTACGACGCCAGGGTGCAGCTGCTGCACTCCGAGGACGCGCTGGCGGTGCTGGAACGGGCCACCATGCACGAGCTGCCCGGGGTGTTCAACGTGGGCGCGGACGGCGTGCTGATGCTCTCCCAGGCCATCCGCAGGGCGGGCCGGGTGCCGCTGCCGGTGCCCAGCGCGCTGGTGCCCTCCTTCGGTCAGCTGGTGCGCGGGGCCAGGCTGGTGGACTTCTCGCCGGAGCAGATGCGCTTCCTGAACTTCGGCCGGGTCGTGGACACCACCCGGCTGGTCGAGGAGTTCGGTTTCCAGCCGCGCTGGACCACCCAGCAGGCCTTCGACGACTACGTGCGCGGCCGCGGCCTGCGGCCGGTGCTCGACCCGGAGTTGATCACCGGCGTGGAACGGACGCTGAAGTCGGTGTTCTCCCGCAACGGACGAGGATGA
- a CDS encoding DUF5667 domain-containing protein produces the protein MSTGEPPPGPSEGPAQFAHVLPALAAYEEHLNPDSSARDRMRQRLLAEFPAAVREADRRPDPAARRRRFAVALAASVALLGAVSGMSLLLSQDAVPGDALYAVKRSAESAELGLTFRERPRGLKHLEFARDRVTELGTLRDRPGVADADFTRALGDFEADAAAGSRLLTELGADAEDQLFVALADWATSQLNRLRAAGPGLPAAARHRVLGTVELLERIRQRASELRQRAGCLTITSGAADDIGALPATERCVPAPAREAGALPSTGTNGRAVETSPTGTPTVRETPAPSAIPTTSAPPRTPVPVSPPKPSLPQVSRPVPVPSTPAPAGLLPGLLDLLKLPFGLLGQNR, from the coding sequence GTGAGCACGGGTGAACCGCCCCCAGGGCCATCCGAGGGACCAGCGCAGTTCGCGCACGTGCTGCCGGCGCTCGCCGCCTACGAGGAACACCTGAACCCGGACAGCTCGGCCCGGGACCGGATGCGGCAGCGCCTGCTGGCCGAGTTCCCCGCCGCGGTCCGCGAGGCCGACCGCCGCCCTGATCCCGCGGCCAGGCGGCGGCGCTTCGCCGTCGCGCTGGCCGCCAGCGTGGCGCTGCTCGGGGCCGTGTCCGGGATGTCGTTGCTGCTCAGCCAGGACGCGGTGCCGGGGGACGCGCTGTACGCGGTCAAGCGCAGCGCGGAGTCCGCCGAGCTGGGCCTGACCTTCCGCGAGCGGCCCAGGGGCCTCAAGCACCTGGAGTTCGCCAGGGACCGGGTCACCGAGCTGGGCACGCTGCGAGACCGGCCGGGGGTCGCCGACGCCGACTTCACCCGCGCGCTCGGCGACTTCGAGGCCGACGCGGCCGCCGGGTCCCGGCTGCTCACCGAGCTGGGCGCGGACGCCGAGGACCAGCTCTTCGTCGCGCTGGCCGACTGGGCCACCAGCCAGCTCAACCGGCTGCGCGCGGCAGGCCCCGGGCTGCCCGCGGCGGCCCGGCACCGGGTGCTGGGCACCGTGGAGCTGCTGGAGCGGATCCGGCAGCGGGCCAGCGAGCTGCGCCAGCGCGCGGGCTGCCTGACCATCACCTCCGGCGCGGCCGACGACATCGGCGCGCTGCCCGCCACCGAGCGCTGCGTGCCCGCCCCGGCGCGGGAGGCCGGTGCGCTGCCGAGCACCGGAACGAACGGCCGGGCGGTGGAGACCTCCCCGACGGGCACACCGACGGTCCGGGAAACCCCCGCGCCCAGTGCGATCCCCACCACGTCCGCGCCGCCGCGGACGCCGGTTCCGGTCAGCCCGCCGAAGCCCAGCCTGCCGCAGGTCAGCAGGCCCGTGCCGGTGCCATCGACCCCGGCGCCGGCCGGCCTGTTGCCGGGTCTCCTCGATCTTCTGAAACTCCCCTTCGGCCTGCTCGGCCAGAACCGGTAA
- a CDS encoding glutaredoxin family protein, with amino-acid sequence MSDHQVTLLGRVDCHACEVAKADLERICGEIGIELTVVDVDTDAELRAEYGDMVPVILINGEEHGYWKVEEERFRAALRSWG; translated from the coding sequence GTGAGCGATCACCAGGTGACCCTGCTCGGCAGGGTCGACTGCCACGCGTGCGAGGTGGCCAAGGCAGACCTGGAACGCATCTGCGGGGAGATCGGCATCGAGCTGACCGTGGTGGACGTGGACACCGACGCGGAGCTGCGCGCGGAGTACGGCGACATGGTGCCGGTGATCCTGATCAACGGCGAGGAGCACGGGTACTGGAAGGTCGAGGAGGAGCGCTTCCGCGCGGCCCTGCGCAGCTGGGGCTAG
- a CDS encoding helix-turn-helix domain-containing protein — MPAKKETDHAGLGQVRFLTVAEVAGLIRVSKMTVYRLVHSGELPAVRVGRSFRVPENEVHAYLENAYYNAG; from the coding sequence ATGCCGGCGAAGAAGGAGACGGATCACGCTGGACTCGGTCAGGTTCGGTTTCTCACGGTTGCCGAAGTGGCCGGGCTCATCCGTGTCTCCAAGATGACGGTCTACCGGCTCGTGCACTCGGGCGAACTGCCCGCGGTCCGGGTCGGGAGGTCCTTCCGGGTGCCCGAGAACGAGGTGCACGCCTACCTGGAGAACGCGTACTACAACGCGGGCTGA
- a CDS encoding DUF2975 domain-containing protein encodes MILPLRAFLALFFAILLVFQFLSFPGQFAHMAQVEPQSAHLRWPLTLVAGFLILCVQVVVVATWKLLTLVRRDRIFTKASLVWVDAIAWAIFAGWLVLVGIATAVVLNADDPGVPMVLFLLSTGVGVLVLVVVVLRALLRQAVELRSDLEAVI; translated from the coding sequence GTGATCTTGCCGCTTCGGGCGTTCCTCGCGCTGTTCTTCGCGATCCTGCTCGTGTTCCAGTTCCTGTCCTTCCCTGGGCAGTTCGCGCACATGGCGCAGGTGGAGCCGCAGAGCGCCCACCTGCGCTGGCCGCTGACCCTGGTGGCCGGCTTCCTGATCCTGTGCGTGCAGGTGGTGGTGGTCGCCACCTGGAAGCTGCTCACCCTGGTCCGCAGGGACCGCATCTTCACCAAGGCCTCGCTGGTCTGGGTGGACGCGATCGCCTGGGCGATCTTCGCCGGGTGGCTGGTGCTGGTCGGCATCGCGACCGCGGTGGTGCTCAACGCGGACGACCCCGGCGTGCCGATGGTGCTGTTCCTGCTCTCCACCGGGGTCGGCGTGCTGGTGCTGGTGGTGGTCGTGCTGCGCGCGCTGCTGCGGCAGGCCGTCGAGCTGCGCTCGGACCTGGAAGCGGTGATCTGA
- a CDS encoding AMP-binding protein, which yields MTAVRNVADLIRSAAHREADHPALLDAADGSQVSWGRLDAAVDAQAHRLRMAGALAGDRVAVRLPTGIEFCVALFGALRAGCAVVPLAPGLPGPELTRVLSDSGARLLVAEGEVAGVKVLPAPALAEAEPFETVGADEDLAVLAYTSGTSGLPRGVMLSHRALISNTRQCAQLRPTPVNAADRVLLAIPLFHAYGLGPGLLQTAAAGATGVLLERFDAEGALAAIRRHRVTTFVGVPPMYTALLGRPEQELREGLATLRLLTSGAAPLEGEVLHRIKAATGLDVYEGYGLTETGPVLTSTLVTGKPKAGSVGQPLPEVELRLVDSDGTPLEEEDEGGAGLVSVRGPNLFSGYWPDGAHGPDAEGWFRTGDVGYLDEAGDLHLVDRANDLIIVNGFNVYPHEVEHVLTLLPEVVEAAAVGVPDATTGEAVKVVVVRQEDAELTEEAVLAHCASHLAKFKVPTKVEFVGELPHSVTGKLARRSLR from the coding sequence ATGACCGCCGTGCGCAACGTCGCGGACCTGATCAGGTCGGCGGCGCACCGCGAAGCCGACCACCCGGCGCTGCTGGACGCCGCGGACGGCAGCCAGGTCAGCTGGGGCAGGCTGGACGCCGCGGTGGACGCGCAGGCGCACCGGCTGCGGATGGCCGGCGCGCTGGCCGGGGACCGGGTGGCCGTCCGGCTGCCCACCGGCATCGAGTTCTGCGTGGCCCTCTTCGGCGCGCTGCGCGCGGGCTGCGCTGTCGTGCCGCTCGCGCCCGGCCTGCCCGGACCGGAGCTGACCAGGGTGCTGTCCGACTCCGGCGCGCGGCTGCTGGTGGCCGAGGGCGAGGTGGCGGGCGTGAAGGTGCTGCCAGCGCCCGCGCTGGCCGAGGCGGAGCCGTTCGAGACCGTCGGCGCGGACGAGGACCTGGCCGTGCTGGCCTACACCTCGGGCACCTCCGGCCTGCCGCGCGGCGTGATGCTCTCCCACCGCGCCCTGATCTCCAACACCCGCCAGTGCGCCCAGCTGCGGCCGACGCCGGTGAACGCGGCCGACCGGGTGCTGCTGGCCATCCCGCTCTTCCACGCCTACGGCCTGGGTCCCGGCCTCCTGCAGACCGCGGCCGCGGGGGCCACCGGGGTGCTGCTGGAGCGCTTCGACGCCGAGGGCGCGCTGGCCGCGATCCGCAGGCACCGGGTGACCACCTTCGTCGGCGTGCCGCCGATGTACACCGCGCTGCTCGGCAGGCCGGAGCAGGAGCTGCGCGAGGGCTTGGCCACGCTGCGGCTGCTCACCTCCGGCGCGGCCCCGCTGGAGGGCGAGGTGCTGCACCGGATCAAGGCCGCCACCGGGCTGGACGTCTACGAGGGCTACGGCCTCACCGAGACCGGCCCGGTGCTCACCTCCACCCTGGTCACCGGCAAGCCCAAGGCCGGTTCGGTGGGCCAGCCGCTGCCCGAGGTCGAGCTGCGCCTGGTCGACTCCGACGGCACCCCGCTGGAGGAGGAGGACGAGGGCGGCGCGGGCCTGGTCTCGGTGCGCGGCCCGAACCTGTTCAGCGGCTACTGGCCGGACGGCGCGCACGGCCCCGATGCCGAGGGCTGGTTCCGCACCGGCGACGTCGGCTACCTGGACGAGGCCGGCGACCTGCACCTGGTGGACCGGGCCAACGACCTGATCATCGTCAACGGCTTCAACGTCTACCCGCACGAGGTCGAGCACGTGCTGACCCTGCTGCCCGAGGTGGTCGAGGCGGCCGCGGTCGGCGTGCCGGACGCGACCACCGGGGAGGCGGTCAAGGTGGTGGTGGTCCGCCAGGAGGACGCCGAGCTGACCGAGGAGGCGGTGCTCGCCCACTGCGCGAGCCACCTGGCCAAGTTCAAGGTGCCGACCAAGGTCGAGTTCGTTGGCGAGCTGCCGCACTCGGTCACCGGCAAGCTGGCCCGCCGCTCCCTCCGCTGA
- a CDS encoding sigma-70 family RNA polymerase sigma factor, which yields MPPPMGWPCSTGRPSQAETVETPSPAGEAWALVQAAQAGDSDAFGRLYDQYVDVVFRYVLFRVGDRSLAEDFTSETFLRALRRINSVSYQGRDVGAWFVTIARNLILDHVKSSRYRFEVPTAELADNSEPLAGPEQEVLAEATNAELLKCVGQLNTDQRECIVLRFLQGLSVAETAEVMGRNEGAIKALQHRAVRRLAQLLPQGLR from the coding sequence ATGCCCCCACCGATGGGTTGGCCCTGCTCAACCGGGCGCCCTTCGCAGGCCGAGACCGTGGAGACACCGTCACCGGCCGGGGAAGCATGGGCATTGGTACAGGCCGCCCAGGCCGGGGACAGTGACGCCTTCGGCAGGCTCTACGACCAGTACGTGGACGTGGTGTTCCGCTACGTGCTCTTCCGGGTCGGCGACCGCAGCCTGGCCGAGGACTTCACCAGCGAGACCTTCCTGCGCGCGCTGCGCCGGATCAACTCGGTCAGCTACCAGGGCCGGGACGTGGGCGCCTGGTTCGTCACCATCGCCAGGAACCTGATCCTGGACCACGTGAAGTCCAGCCGGTACCGCTTCGAGGTGCCCACCGCCGAACTGGCGGACAACTCCGAGCCGCTGGCCGGTCCCGAGCAGGAAGTGCTGGCCGAGGCCACCAACGCGGAGCTGCTCAAGTGCGTCGGCCAGCTCAACACCGACCAACGCGAGTGCATCGTGCTGCGCTTCCTGCAGGGCCTGTCGGTGGCCGAGACAGCGGAGGTCATGGGCCGCAACGAGGGCGCCATCAAGGCCCTCCAGCACCGGGCGGTACGCCGTTTGGCCCAGCTCCTGCCCCAGGGGCTCCGCTAA
- a CDS encoding YbjQ family protein — protein sequence MQPPPQQPPPILVSTMNDVPGYRVVQVFGEVFGLTVRSRNAFSDIGASFKGMFGGEQVGYTKLLSDSRWEAINRMRAEAAQRGANAVIAMRFESGEVVPGSTEIAAYGTAVFIVPEQQQGAPQH from the coding sequence ATGCAGCCTCCGCCGCAGCAGCCGCCGCCGATCCTGGTCAGCACGATGAACGACGTCCCGGGCTACCGGGTCGTGCAGGTCTTCGGCGAGGTCTTCGGCCTGACCGTGCGCAGCCGCAACGCCTTCTCCGACATCGGCGCCAGCTTCAAGGGCATGTTCGGCGGTGAGCAGGTGGGCTACACCAAGCTGCTCAGCGACTCCCGCTGGGAGGCGATCAACCGGATGCGCGCCGAGGCGGCCCAGCGCGGCGCCAACGCGGTGATCGCGATGCGCTTCGAGAGCGGCGAGGTGGTGCCCGGCAGCACCGAGATCGCCGCCTACGGCACCGCGGTGTTCATCGTGCCCGAGCAGCAGCAGGGCGCCCCGCAGCACTGA
- a CDS encoding helix-turn-helix transcriptional regulator encodes MPIVVRIDVQLAKRKMSVGEFAEKVGLTPANVAVLKNGRAKAVRFSTLEAMCRVLECQPGDLLEWVEEES; translated from the coding sequence ATGCCGATCGTGGTGCGGATCGACGTGCAGCTGGCCAAGCGCAAGATGAGCGTCGGCGAGTTCGCCGAGAAGGTCGGGCTCACCCCGGCGAACGTGGCCGTGCTGAAGAACGGCCGGGCCAAGGCGGTGCGCTTCAGCACCCTGGAGGCCATGTGCCGGGTGCTGGAGTGCCAGCCCGGCGACCTGCTGGAGTGGGTCGAGGAAGAGTCCTAG
- a CDS encoding AURKAIP1/COX24 domain-containing protein, producing the protein MGSVIKKRRKRMSKKKHRKLLRKTRHARRKQGK; encoded by the coding sequence ATGGGCTCGGTCATCAAGAAGCGCCGCAAGCGCATGTCGAAGAAGAAGCACCGCAAGTTGCTCCGCAAGACGCGTCACGCGCGTCGCAAGCAGGGCAAGTGA
- a CDS encoding lysophospholipid acyltransferase family protein, with product MSEAVAEARVIPIRGGGRERAADTRNGSGRPGPVPVTSAPPDPSVWEQKITEAMAFVRRRLTGEYEVDEFGFDPDLTDNLLMTPLRPLYEKYFRVEATGLSNVPAEGGALIVANHSGTMFPMDSLMTGVAVHDHHPGNRHLRMLGADLVFNVPVLGALARKAGHTLACNPDAERLLRRGELVGVWPEGFKGIGKPFRDRYKLQRFGRGGFVSAALRTGAPIVPCSIVGAEEIYPMLGDLRPLARLLGLPYFPLTPTFPWLGPLGLVPLPSKWYIEFGEPIRTDGFDQHAAEDPMLVFNLTDQIRETIQQTLYRLLTQRRNVFLG from the coding sequence GTGAGCGAAGCGGTGGCAGAGGCACGGGTGATCCCGATCAGGGGTGGCGGACGCGAGCGGGCCGCCGACACACGGAACGGCAGCGGGCGGCCGGGGCCGGTCCCGGTGACGTCGGCGCCGCCGGACCCCTCGGTCTGGGAGCAGAAGATCACCGAGGCGATGGCCTTCGTGCGGCGCAGGCTCACCGGCGAGTACGAGGTGGACGAGTTCGGCTTCGACCCCGACCTCACCGACAACCTGCTGATGACCCCGCTGCGCCCGCTGTACGAGAAGTACTTCCGGGTGGAGGCCACCGGCCTGTCCAACGTGCCTGCCGAGGGTGGCGCGCTGATCGTGGCCAACCACTCCGGCACCATGTTCCCGATGGACTCGCTGATGACCGGCGTGGCCGTGCACGACCACCACCCCGGCAACCGGCACCTGCGCATGCTCGGCGCGGACCTGGTGTTCAACGTGCCGGTGCTGGGCGCGCTGGCCCGCAAGGCCGGGCACACCCTGGCCTGCAACCCGGACGCGGAACGGCTGCTGCGCCGCGGCGAGCTGGTGGGCGTGTGGCCGGAGGGCTTCAAGGGCATCGGCAAGCCCTTCCGCGACCGGTACAAGCTGCAGCGCTTCGGCCGCGGCGGGTTCGTCTCGGCCGCGCTGCGCACCGGGGCGCCGATCGTGCCTTGCTCGATCGTGGGCGCGGAGGAGATCTACCCGATGCTCGGCGACCTGCGCCCGCTGGCCCGGCTGCTGGGCCTGCCGTACTTCCCGCTCACCCCGACTTTTCCCTGGCTGGGCCCGCTCGGCCTGGTTCCGCTGCCGAGCAAGTGGTACATCGAGTTCGGCGAGCCGATCCGCACCGACGGCTTCGACCAGCACGCCGCCGAGGACCCGATGCTGGTGTTCAACCTGACCGACCAGATCAGGGAAACCATCCAGCAGACCCTCTACCGCCTGTTGACCCAGCGGAGGAACGTCTTCCTCGGCTAA
- a CDS encoding acyl-CoA dehydrogenase family protein, with protein sequence MGAPVIDRQLPGDEAAALLELTREIADKELAPRAARAEATGEFPREVFRTLGRSGLLGLPYPEEFGGGGQPYEVYLQVVEELSRAWLAVGLGVSVHTLSCHALAGYGTEEQKERWLADLVGGELLGAYCLSEAHCGSDAAALRTSAKPGQTGDYTVSGTKAWITHGGVADFYTLIARTGVEGTKGISAFLVDADTAGVTAAPPERKMGMKASTTAQVVFDAAVVPAGRRLGAEGQGFAIAMDALNSGRLGIAATAVGVAQAALDVAVDYARERSAFGQPIAEFQGVSFLLADAAAGIEASRQLYLSAARRKDAGLPFATQAAMAKLIATDTCMKVTTDMVQVLGGAGYVEDYPVERYMREAKVLQIVEGTNQIQRMVIGRALVKQR encoded by the coding sequence ATGGGCGCTCCCGTGATCGATCGACAGCTGCCTGGTGACGAGGCCGCGGCTCTGCTCGAACTGACCAGGGAGATCGCGGACAAGGAGCTCGCGCCACGGGCGGCGCGGGCCGAGGCGACCGGGGAGTTCCCGCGCGAGGTCTTCCGCACGCTGGGCCGGTCCGGACTGCTCGGCCTGCCCTACCCGGAGGAGTTCGGCGGCGGCGGTCAGCCCTACGAGGTCTACCTCCAGGTGGTCGAGGAGCTCTCCCGCGCCTGGCTCGCGGTCGGCCTGGGCGTCAGCGTGCACACGCTGTCCTGCCACGCGCTGGCCGGCTACGGCACCGAGGAGCAGAAGGAGCGCTGGCTGGCCGACCTGGTCGGCGGCGAGCTGCTCGGCGCGTACTGCCTGTCCGAGGCGCACTGCGGTTCGGACGCGGCCGCGCTGCGCACCTCGGCCAAGCCGGGGCAGACCGGCGACTACACCGTCTCCGGCACCAAGGCGTGGATCACCCACGGCGGGGTCGCCGACTTCTACACTCTGATCGCGCGCACCGGCGTGGAGGGCACCAAGGGCATCTCCGCGTTCCTGGTCGACGCGGACACCGCGGGCGTCACCGCCGCGCCGCCGGAACGCAAGATGGGCATGAAGGCATCCACCACCGCCCAGGTGGTCTTCGACGCCGCGGTCGTCCCGGCCGGCCGCCGCCTGGGCGCGGAAGGCCAGGGCTTCGCCATCGCCATGGACGCGCTCAACTCCGGGCGGCTGGGCATCGCCGCGACCGCGGTCGGCGTGGCGCAGGCCGCGCTGGACGTGGCCGTGGACTACGCCAGGGAACGCTCCGCCTTCGGCCAGCCGATCGCCGAGTTCCAGGGCGTCTCGTTCCTGCTCGCCGACGCCGCGGCCGGCATCGAGGCCTCCCGCCAGCTCTACCTCTCCGCCGCCCGCCGCAAGGACGCGGGCCTGCCCTTCGCCACCCAGGCCGCCATGGCCAAGCTGATCGCGACCGACACCTGTATGAAGGTCACCACGGACATGGTGCAGGTGCTCGGTGGCGCCGGGTACGTCGAGGACTACCCGGTCGAGCGGTACATGCGGGAGGCGAAGGTCTTGCAGATCGTGGAGGGCACGAACCAGATCCAGCGCATGGTCATCGGCCGCGCGCTGGTCAAGCAGCGGTGA
- a CDS encoding HAD-IB family hydrolase codes for MANRRANEDRPEHKSSAALAGEASAEAAVAAAAEYDAAVPQDLTAAAFFDVDNTMMMGASIFHFARGLAARKYFASSDLLGFAWQQLKFRVGGKESPEGIRSSREQALSFVAGRQVSELVTLGEEIYDELMADRIWDGARALAQMHLDAGQRVWLVTATPVELATIIARRLGLTGALGTVSEHQDGVYTGRLVGDLLHGPAKAHAVRALAAREGLDLRRCTAYSDSSNDVPMLSVVGTSVAVNPDQRLRDIARARGWEVRDFRTGRKAMKIGIPALLGAGALTAAFAAGVAYRRKRQG; via the coding sequence GTGGCCAACCGGCGGGCGAACGAGGACCGGCCCGAGCACAAGAGCAGCGCGGCACTGGCCGGGGAGGCCTCGGCCGAGGCCGCGGTGGCCGCCGCCGCCGAGTACGACGCGGCCGTGCCGCAGGACCTCACCGCGGCCGCGTTCTTCGACGTGGACAACACCATGATGATGGGCGCGTCGATCTTCCACTTCGCCCGCGGCCTGGCCGCCCGCAAGTACTTCGCCAGCTCGGACCTGCTCGGTTTCGCCTGGCAGCAGCTGAAGTTCCGGGTCGGCGGCAAGGAGAGCCCGGAGGGCATCCGGTCCAGCCGGGAGCAGGCGCTCTCCTTCGTGGCCGGTCGCCAGGTCAGCGAGCTGGTCACCCTCGGCGAGGAGATCTACGACGAGCTGATGGCCGACCGGATCTGGGACGGCGCCAGGGCGCTGGCCCAGATGCACCTGGACGCGGGCCAGCGGGTCTGGCTGGTCACCGCCACCCCGGTCGAGCTGGCCACCATCATCGCCCGCCGCCTCGGCCTCACCGGCGCGCTGGGCACGGTCTCCGAGCACCAGGACGGCGTCTACACCGGCCGCCTGGTCGGCGACCTGCTGCACGGCCCGGCCAAGGCGCACGCGGTGCGCGCGCTGGCCGCCCGCGAGGGCCTGGACCTGCGGCGCTGCACCGCGTACTCGGACTCCTCCAACGACGTGCCGATGCTGTCGGTGGTGGGCACCTCGGTGGCGGTCAACCCGGACCAGCGGCTGCGCGACATCGCCAGGGCGCGCGGCTGGGAGGTGCGCGACTTCCGCACCGGCCGCAAGGCGATGAAGATCGGCATCCCGGCTCTGCTCGGCGCGGGCGCGCTGACCGCGGCCTTCGCCGCCGGGGTGGCCTACCGCCGCAAGCGCCAGGGCTAG
- a CDS encoding molybdopterin-dependent oxidoreductase: MDTPRIPAAVAALIGLLAVLAALGAGHLAAGLLEPNASPYLAVGNAAIDLTPAVVKDFAVRTFGTADKLVLLLGMAVVLAGLGALAGVLSRSRPLPGQVLAVALGVLGGLAVYTRPDVGQVGLLAPAVSLFAGLGVFSWLHGRALAVRAAEPPAQARRQFLLGSVAIAAGAGLSGLAGQLLGRRVDVAASQDAVAAVLPRAAKAPAIPPGADFAADGTPSFLTRNADFYRIDTALSVPRLRAEDWRLRLHGMVERELTLSFDDLVKRPLVERAVTLTCVSNEVGGPYVSTATFTGVDLRELLLEAGVKPGADQLATTSSDGWTCGTPLSVLLEPDRGALLAIGMNGEPLPAEHGFPVRMVTPGLYGYVGATKWITEAEVTTFAAFSPYWIRRGWGKLGPIKTQSRVDKPAGFARVPAGRVVVAGTAWAQHTGVSTVEVRMDKGPWRAATMSAESNVDTWRMWRIEFDLAPGGHNVECRATDRSGYVQTAERAEVLPDGATGWHSIFFTVT, translated from the coding sequence ATGGACACTCCACGCATCCCGGCGGCCGTCGCCGCGCTGATCGGTCTGCTGGCCGTGCTGGCCGCGCTCGGCGCGGGGCACCTGGCCGCCGGGCTGCTGGAACCGAACGCCTCGCCGTACCTGGCCGTGGGCAACGCCGCGATCGACCTGACCCCGGCCGTGGTCAAGGACTTCGCGGTGCGCACCTTCGGCACCGCGGACAAGCTGGTGCTGCTGCTCGGCATGGCGGTGGTGCTGGCCGGGCTGGGCGCGCTGGCCGGGGTGCTGTCCAGGTCGCGGCCGCTGCCGGGGCAGGTGCTCGCGGTGGCGCTGGGGGTGCTCGGCGGGCTGGCGGTGTACACCCGGCCGGACGTGGGTCAGGTGGGGCTGCTGGCGCCCGCGGTGAGCCTGTTCGCCGGGCTCGGGGTGTTCAGCTGGCTGCACGGGCGGGCGCTGGCTGTGCGGGCCGCTGAGCCACCGGCGCAGGCCCGTCGCCAGTTCCTGCTGGGCTCGGTCGCCATCGCGGCCGGCGCCGGTCTGAGCGGCCTTGCCGGGCAGTTGCTGGGCCGCCGGGTGGACGTGGCGGCCTCCCAGGACGCGGTGGCCGCGGTGCTGCCCAGGGCGGCCAAGGCGCCCGCGATCCCGCCGGGCGCGGACTTCGCGGCGGACGGCACGCCGAGCTTCCTGACCCGGAACGCGGACTTCTACCGGATCGACACCGCGCTGAGCGTGCCCCGGCTGCGCGCCGAGGACTGGCGGCTGCGGCTGCACGGCATGGTCGAGCGGGAGCTCACGCTCTCCTTCGACGACCTGGTGAAGCGGCCGCTGGTGGAGCGGGCCGTGACGCTGACCTGCGTGTCCAACGAGGTCGGCGGGCCGTACGTGTCCACCGCCACCTTCACCGGGGTGGACCTGCGCGAACTGCTGCTGGAGGCCGGGGTCAAGCCCGGCGCCGACCAGCTGGCCACCACCAGCTCGGACGGCTGGACCTGCGGCACCCCGCTGTCGGTGCTGCTGGAGCCGGACCGGGGCGCGCTGCTGGCCATCGGCATGAACGGCGAGCCGCTGCCCGCCGAGCACGGTTTCCCGGTGCGGATGGTCACACCGGGGCTCTACGGGTACGTGGGCGCGACCAAGTGGATCACCGAGGCCGAGGTGACCACCTTCGCCGCGTTCAGCCCGTACTGGATCCGGCGCGGCTGGGGCAAGCTGGGGCCCATCAAGACCCAGTCCAGGGTGGACAAGCCCGCCGGGTTCGCCAGGGTGCCCGCGGGTCGCGTGGTGGTCGCCGGGACCGCGTGGGCGCAGCACACCGGAGTGTCCACAGTGGAGGTTCGGATGGACAAGGGTCCTTGGCGGGCAGCCACGATGAGCGCTGAGTCCAATGTGGACACTTGGCGGATGTGGCGGATCGAGTTCGACCTCGCGCCGGGCGGGCACAACGTGGAGTGCCGGGCCACCGACCGCTCCGGCTACGTGCAGACCGCGGAGCGGGCCGAGGTGCTGCCGGACGGCGCCACCGGCTGGCACTCGATCTTCTTCACGGTGACCTGA